From Pseudorasbora parva isolate DD20220531a chromosome 25, ASM2467924v1, whole genome shotgun sequence, one genomic window encodes:
- the scamp2 gene encoding secretory carrier-associated membrane protein 2, translated as MSGFDSNPFEETVDVNPFQDPSVTQVTNSAIDGIESFSPFPDSNSGSTIPASSVPSQPAVLQPSVDPSPKATAAAAQANLLKQQEELERKAAELDRRERDLQSQGVPTGKQNNWPPLPKIFPIKPCFYQDFSEEIPLEHQRLCKMLYYLWMWQCVTLFLNVLACLAYFTTHGEAGIDFGFSILWFIMFSPCSFLCWYRPVYKAFRSDSSFNFFLFFFIFFAQIVVSVIQSVGIPKWGNSGWISAIEALGYNSAVGAIMMVVAAFFTTSATLSVILLKMVHSNYRRTGASFQKAQQEFSQGVLTNRTFQSAAASAATTAAQSSLQRN; from the exons GATCCGTCTGTCACTCAGGTGACCAACTCTGCAATCGATGGCATTGAAAGTTTCAGTCCGTTTCCTGATAGTAACTCG GGAAGCACCATCCCAGCCTCCAGCGTCCCGTCTCAACCTGCTGTCCTGCAGCCGTCAGTGGATCCCAGTCCAAAG GCCACAGCTGCAGCTGCGCAGGCCAATCTGCTCAAACAGCAGGAGGAGCTGGAGCGGAAAGCAGCTGAGCTGGACCGGCGAGAACGAGACCTACAGAGCCAAGGAGTGCCCACAG GCAAACAGAACAACTGGCCTCCTCTCCCCAAAATCTTTCCCATCAAGCCTTGCTTCTACCAggacttctctgaggagatccCGCTGGAGCATCAGAGACTCTGCAAGATGTTGTATTACCTGTGGATGT GGCAGTGTGTGACGCTGTTTCTGAACGTCCTGGCCTGTCTGGCGTATTTCACCACTCACGGAGAAGCAGGCATAGACTTCGGCTTCTCCATCCTCTGGTTCATCATGTTCAGTCCGTGCTCCTTCCTCTGCTGGTACAGGCCCGTCTATAAAGCCTTCAg GTCTGACAGCTCCTTCAATTTCTTCTTGTTCTTCTTCATTTTCTTCGCTCAAATCGTGGTGTCTGTGATTCAGAGCGTGGGCATTCCCAAATGGGGCAACAG TGGCTGGATTTCTGCCATAGAAGCGTTGGGCTATAATTCAGCAGTCGGCGCCATTATGATGGTGGTGGCGGCTTTCTTCACGACCAGTGCCACATTGTCTGTCATTTTACTGAAAATG GTTCATTCCAACTACCGTCGCACGGGTGCCAGTTTCCAGAAGGCCCAGCAGGAGTTCTCTCAGGGCGTCCTGACGAACCGCACCTTCCAGAGCGCAGCCGCCAGTGCAGCTACCACGGCCGCCCAGAGCTCTCTGCAGAGGAACTAG